The sequence CCATCAGGCTCAGGGAGGCAAGGGAAGAGCGGCGCAATCTTTGGCCAAAGACGTTGGTGCTGCGGTACATTCGAGCTGGCTCAGTGCCACGCAGCCGCCAGACAGCGTTTCCATTCACCAACCCGAACAACCAAGACGATCTGGCCAAGGTGATTCTCAAAAAAGGACAGAAGTTATGGGAAGAGAGCCTTGGGGATGCCCTTGGTTTGGGGCTAGGATCGTCGGGCTTTGGAGAGGCCAAGGTGTTGACGATCGCGTTGGGTTTTGGAAGCTTAGCTGAGGGCGAAGCTGGTCAGCAAGGTATTGCTGGCTTTCTCGGGACGGCTAGTGGGAGCacagcgacagcatcgacatTTCCATTGCCAGCAGCACTAGCAGAAGGGCCTGAAATTACGAGACTCGCAGCAGAAGTTGACTCGGAGGAACATTCGTCCCCAAAGAAGAAAAGGAAACGCAATCGTTTGGATGTCATGTTTGAGACTCAAAGCAAACAACTACAGTCGCAAGCGTCGCATTCCAAGCAAAAAGAGGGTCCGACGAAAGACAATCGTGATGACGATACAGAGCAACCCAGGGTCGACATtgacgaagaagctggCGTCAAGGTCGTCGAAGCTGCATCAGGACCGCAAGCCGATCAAGAAGACGATCCACATTGGCGGTGTCCCGATTGCTCGCACCTGATCCAGGCACCATCGGGATCGGCGTGGTTCGAGAAGCCATATCTGGTAGAAAAGCTCAAGGATGAACATCTTGATTGGCACTTTGCCGTTACTCTGTCGCAAGCACCCCAGGTAGCCGACAGTGCTGGTGCATCGGCATCGCAACGACCCGCTACAACTACAGCTAAGGCTACAGCTGCAGGtacgagcaagaagaaacgAGCGCTGGACAAATTTTTTGCCCGTCGATAGAGAATAACGAATGGCATGCCAGAAGAGTTGCGACGTCCCAAGATCCAATCTATGCGTgattcaatcgtgaatttaGGGGTTGCACCCTGCTTTTTTAATCTTTCTTCGCGCGTTGCAAAGCGATTTGGTTTTCCAACTCCGCCGGTTTGCTGTGGCTTTGCTGTCACCCGAATTTATCGATGACTCTTCGGCTCTGCATTTTAACGTCGAATctcaaatcgtgaatgactGTTGCTGCCAATCATCAGGTAGATTGACCAATATATGTGTATTAAGCTGCTAAGGGATTAGCGTCGATCATCCACTTGATACTCTTAGACAACCACATGCAAACGACATATGATCGTTGCAAGCGAATCATGACCATGATAGGCTAGATCGTCGATCGGCAGGTTCTGTGTGTCCTGACCCCAGTCTCGTTTGATTGGTAGCGTGATAGCTACGAATCGGCAGCTCGAATCGATAATCACGCAGCAACATGGCAAAACGTGCTCGTGGAAGCCCGCGATTGGTGTGTCGACTTGGCCTGGGTCAGTTTCACCATCCTACTCTCTCGACCATCGTGGTTGAGTAATGCCGGAAAAAACTTCAGCGTGGTCCCAGTATACCCGCCTTTCGATGTGTGTTGCGATGAAGACTACCCGTCGGGCAACAGGACCAAGACACCTCTTTCGAACCGAAACACCGGTGCACATGTGTAATGAGCTTCGCCACAGCTCGAGGTAAAGAGAAGGTGAGAGGTGAATATGAATATGATCAGTTCAGAAGGTCTTGGCATTCTACAATTATCCACTCGTGCTTGCCTTGCCCGTGGCAGCATATACGAAATGGTGGATGCACATGTGAAAATTCGAAgagtattcgtgattcacattcacgattgtgattgtggtTTGTGATTGTTCCTGATTGACAAGAAAGACAGGATGAGGCACGCGGGACGTTGGAATATTCTTTTATCCGTTTTCTGCCGGTGACTGCCCGATTGAGCAGCCTCTTTGATGCTGCACTTGGACACAgccagattcgtgatacGTGATTCGttattcatgattcgtgattgcgacACGCGACAGGTCACGCAAGCCGAGGAAACCCTTGTTTCAAAAGTACACAAATGCGAGATGCGAACCTTGGACAGCACAGCCTGGAAGCACGACCGACAGGTCAAGACGTCGTTCAGACTCTCGTGCTCTACTCATGAACTGTGACTGAACACGAGCACCTTGCCTCCTCATGAGACTCAGCCATTCACCGCCTGTATCTTGGCCTATCGTCTCCCAAATAGGACTAAAAAGGCTTGGGTCGGCGTATGAAATCAAatgagaagaagaagaagaagaagaagaagaagaaaaaaaaaacgaACTGACCAAGAAGAGGCGCTTCCCGTCCTATTGGCATGGGTTTCATGCGGTCGTGTTTGGCGTTCTTAGCTAGTTGGCATATGTGAATCTTGCCAACAAGATCCACTTAGACGGTCCCTTGACTCTAATCTTTCAGTCCCGCAGCTCTCCAACCCTCAGATGTACGCCCAGCGCCAGTGTACCAGCAAGAACTTAGCTGCATCCTTTCTCGTCCGCTGCGATTTTACAGGCTTGCCAGCCAGCCCGACAATTTCGGGGTGTCACTCTTGCTGCACAAGTACTCTAATCAGCCATTCTGTACTAAGATCGCAGGGTTAATTGGTTGCGCCTACATACATCAGCAACCCTTGAAGCTTCACCTCAACCCTTTTCTCTTACAAAGGCCATGATGCTGGCCGCTGCCTATGTCGCAATGTAGTCGTTGTGCATGGCTTCGCACAAAGCCTCCCTCCAGGCGAGGTCCCTAGTTTCATGCTGTTCCTGGCTGCCAGCGATTACCCGTCCACACGTGGTTCCTCCTCTCACACTCTATCCCGCGCTGTAAGGCCTCTCTTTCGCTCACCGTGGCTCCAGTTCTTCTTGCGGCCGCCATACACGCGCACCGATGAATTTTTCCGTTCCGCACACCTTCCAAATCTTGCTCCAGTCGCTTTACGCAACCCCCCATTTTGTACACAACCTCACTGTACTGAAACAGAGATCGCTTGTTCCGAGCCGCGAGTGCAAGATGTCGCAAACGCAATTATCCTGCAGCTGTCAGATTTAGGGTCAGTTTTGATAGAAGCAGCCCTGCAGATGAGGAGGGTTTGCGAGCGCACATAACACCCCTGTTTTGCCTTTGTGCGCACTGGTGCGCTTCCCGTCGAATCGTTTCGTTCACTCTATGCGCAGAAGCTCGCAGCTGTACGGATCACTATCGCCCAGTTGGGCGCCTTGGTGCCTCCGTCTTCTCACGGCGGATTCGTTACTGCGCCAATGCAACAAAGTTGAGCGATAGTGCCCCGTCGATGTACACAAACTCACAGACATTCGGCAGAGATTTTGACAGCCTGCAGCATGAAGTTGACCCTCGATTTTCAGAGTTTGCCTCAGcgcggtgctgctggtatGGCGGCACTTGATTGTGAACTACACACAACCCGAGTATATTAGAGGACGGTCCGATCGTGCATGTGGTGTATAAGTAGGACCGCAATTCTGGACAGACCACGGATCTCCGCCCACAACCCCTGCCAGCCTTGCTACCTCTACAGCCGCCTTTGCAACCATATACCAACGGCCCACTCTGCTGGCTCAGAGTCGACGATCTAATATACCAAGATGAAGTTCTTCTCTCTGCTCCTCTCTGCACTCGTCTCACTCATCGCACTGCTGCCTGCCTCGACACATGCAGCACAGCGTGGCCTTGCATGGGGAACTAATGACAACTGGGGAAGCCAAGTCGCCAAGGGACTCATCACCTGGTACTGGCACTGGCAAGATGGGCCCAACTCCAAATTCAACGGCAAGCTAGAGTTTGTACCTTGCTATTGGGGTCCCCAGTACAACTCACAATGGGCTCAACGCAAGCGAGAGATGGCCGCCAACGTACCCCAAGCCCTACTCGGCTTCAACGAGCCCGACATCAAGGGACAATCCAATCTCGACCCTCAAACTGCAGCCAATCTCTGGATGCAGGAGATCCAACCTTGGAAGAGCAGAGGAGTTAGGCTTGGAAGTCCCCAGATCGTCTATAACCAAGACTGGCTCGGTCAGTTCATGACAATTTGCAAGAGCAAAGGCTGCACTGTCGACTTTATCGCCATCCACTGGTACGGTGCATGGTACGACCTTAACGGCCTGAAAAAGTACGTCACCTCGGTCCGCAACCGCTTTAACCTTCCTATCTGGATCACCGAGTACGGCGtcacctcctcctctggCGGGTCGCAACAACAGGTCAAGCAGTTCCACATGGATGCCACCCAGTGGCTCAACTCTCAGTCGTACGTCGAGCGCACCTCGAACTTTGGTAGCTTCCCCGTCTCCTCTCCACCTGATGCCTACGGATCGCGTCTCAATGCGCTCTTCAACGGCGATGGCAGCTTAAGAGATCTTGCCTACTGGTACTTGTGGACTTCGGGTAACTCGAAGAGGACCATCAGGCAAGAGTTGACCGCCGAGGACGACTTCGAGCCCACCAAGCAGGAAATCCCCATCGAGGAGAAGCCAACTAGCTTCAACCACGTCCAGGAAGCTGAAGAGTAGACGAGTGATTCGAGCAGACTCAGGCTACCCAAATCTTCATTCACTTGATGAGTTGCTAATGGGCTGAATCCCGCTCGAGTGATTCAGTCTCGATACCCGTGCATACTCAACGGCTTGGACGCGGATCGTGTATTGCTACATTTTTTTGTTATCGTATCTTGTCATGGGCTATCTCTTTGCATTGTCATTGCTTTCACAAGTACTCTCGGCTCGTGTGGCAAACCGACTGTTTGGCATCTGAATGCTGCCAAAGAAGAGAATGCGTCGTTGGTTACAGCTGAGGAGAAGCTGGATAACGCGGAAGTTCAGAAGGTGGCAGctgtcaatcgtgaatctccTCGTGCCTTATGCCGCGGCAGATCCCCGTGCCGCGTTTTTGAACTTGTTACAATTGTCGCGCTAACACTCACTCACTTTGTCCGTGGTCCACGGTCCAAGCCGGCACTGCTCAGTGAACGAAGGAAAACCCTGGGCGATTGAGCGGCGTTTTGACCAGAGAAGCCTCTTTCTGGCGCTAGCCACTGGACGCCAGCCGGCTATTAGAATACTGGATTTCTACGTTATACCCGCGTGCCGCACTTGACAtggtcacgagtgtgactTTTTGACATGTGTCCGCTTCTGACGTCTTCTGGTTTACGTCTACATAGATAGGTAGAAGATAAACGACGCGAAGCCCAAGTAGATGTGTAGGATGATCATAGGCTCGACATAGACTGGGACCGTCGAGAATCCGCATTCGTACTTGACGGAGGGACGGCAAACGATTATTCCATACAAACGCCACAGCACGCTATGTCAACAATGCCAAACCCAACCATCAGCGCTGAAGCCACGCGCTTGGCAGCTACAACGTCGTCCGAGGCCAAAGAGTCTCTAGTCAACATTCCCGCTGTCAATGTCACTAGCACCGGCGAAGAAAAACAAATCGAtctctccaccaccgacaACGTCAAACTCTCCGACTCGCAGTTCACCATCCGCGAAGGCGGGTACGGCTGGGTCAACGTAGTCTGTAGTATCTTCCTCAACGCCGTAACGTGGGGCGTGAACACCACCTTTGGCGTTTATTTCTCCTATTACCTCCAACATGACTACTTCACTGGCGCCACCCCTATACGATATGCGTATGTTGGCGGACTCTCGGTagcatcgtgcatgctGGTCGCCCCCTTCGTCAACCTTCTCTGGCGTTCGACGGGCTGGTTCAAAACCCCGCTCATCCTCGGTGCAATCTTGGTCAGTATGGGCCAGATCGGCGCTGGGTTGTGCAAGACCTATGTACAGCTCTTATTCACGCAAGGATTCGTTTTCGGCGTCGGGTTGGGATTGACAATGATTCCAACACAGCCATTGTTGAGCCAGTGGTTTCGACGCAAGCTCAGCTATGCGCAGGGTCTgtctgctgctggaagCGGGCTGGGCGGCTTGGTTTTGGCCAATACTACACGATACTTGATTCAGGAGAAATCGCTGCAGTACGCGCTTATCTGTAACGGCATCGTCTCGTTTGTCGTGCTCGTACCTTGCATCATGCTGATGAAATCTACAGAACCACAAACGATGCGTTTCCTTCCTTCGCGCTTTCGCCGCAGTAACAAACTCGAGGCCGGTCTACAAGtcacaacagcagcgaaGATAAAAAAGAATCCACTCGAACTCAAATGGATCTTGCATCCGGGCTACGCTTTCATCCTGCTGTTTGGCGTGTTCAGCATGATCGGTTACTTTGTCGCCATCTATACGCTCGCTGCTTACGCTACGTCCGGCTTGGGCCTGACGCAGAAACAGGCTTCGACGCTGCagtcgatcttggcagcgGGACAGATG comes from Mycosarcoma maydis chromosome 1, whole genome shotgun sequence and encodes:
- a CDS encoding uncharacterized protein (related to ESBP6 - similarity to Monocarboxylate transporter) codes for the protein MPNPTISAEATRLAATTSSEAKESLVNIPAVNVTSTGEEKQIDLSTTDNVKLSDSQFTIREGGYGWVNVVCSIFLNAVTWGVNTTFGVYFSYYLQHDYFTGATPIRYAYVGGLSVASCMLVAPFVNLLWRSTGWFKTPLILGAILVSMGQIGAGLCKTYVQLLFTQGFVFGVGLGLTMIPTQPLLSQWFRRKLSYAQGLSAAGSGLGGLVLANTTRYLIQEKSLQYALICNGIVSFVVLVPCIMLMKSTEPQTMRFLPSRFRRSNKLEAGLQVTTAAKIKKNPLELKWILHPGYAFILLFGVFSMIGYFVAIYTLAAYATSGLGLTQKQASTLQSILAAGQMIGRPVCGLLLDLIGRHPCTIMIQTLAGLTCFAFWLPARSFGLLVVFSITQGLLGGTVWSSVAPLSAEVVGIRDLPSALAVFWLVTGVIPGQFGQPMAVALINYSRDHLHRSGANAYLISIGFCGACFVMSGISLCFSSRFVRSRNKAQQLESVEQTVDKALPSTATVQASEKM